A portion of the Leptospirales bacterium genome contains these proteins:
- a CDS encoding cytochrome c, producing MILRTTFFVAAVGSLLLGATHCRPADKPVYANDAEVRFFGSVMYNSAGCASCHGVLFDGHGSDTAELSARGIVTPGFRDAEIPPARTPNDFFKTITVGSERLPSHAFQSYTDRGRWAMAYFLYAMTKQPVGAAAAERNAALAAAASETRTAYAASRRWEMGYKPIGERPASPDLQSMLGAANPVDQGSAGAVDQARRDSAAQLADHPAAEVYARNCSGCHGAFGEGRGAAQRFGLYSCKADGRLCGAYLSTADLRSAPGAASLASFRGAHADSNALHVSGMDSWTEDEWNDLYSYVRGLTGRE from the coding sequence ATGATCTTGAGAACTACTTTTTTTGTAGCTGCTGTCGGCTCATTGCTGCTGGGAGCGACGCATTGTCGCCCTGCTGACAAGCCGGTCTATGCAAATGATGCCGAAGTGCGATTCTTCGGTTCGGTGATGTATAATTCCGCCGGATGCGCATCCTGCCACGGCGTCCTCTTTGATGGTCACGGCAGCGATACGGCCGAACTCTCAGCCCGAGGCATTGTTACGCCAGGCTTCCGTGATGCCGAAATTCCTCCGGCGCGGACGCCCAATGACTTTTTTAAGACGATCACTGTGGGTAGCGAGCGCCTGCCCTCGCACGCTTTTCAATCCTATACGGACCGCGGCCGCTGGGCCATGGCCTACTTTCTCTACGCAATGACCAAGCAGCCAGTCGGCGCCGCTGCAGCGGAAAGAAATGCCGCCCTGGCGGCCGCTGCGAGCGAGACCCGGACGGCATATGCTGCTTCGCGACGCTGGGAAATGGGCTACAAGCCGATCGGGGAGCGACCGGCATCGCCGGATTTGCAAAGTATGCTTGGCGCTGCAAATCCAGTCGATCAGGGCTCGGCAGGCGCCGTGGATCAAGCGAGGCGTGACAGCGCCGCGCAATTGGCTGATCATCCTGCAGCCGAAGTGTACGCGCGCAATTGCTCCGGTTGTCATGGCGCTTTTGGCGAAGGACGCGGCGCCGCCCAGCGCTTTGGACTCTATTCTTGCAAAGCAGACGGCCGATTGTGTGGAGCCTATCTTTCCACAGCCGACCTGCGTAGCGCGCCCGGCGCGGCCAGTCTTGCCAGTTTTCGCGGCGCGCATGCAGATTCCAATGCATTGCATGTCAGCGGAATGGATAGCTGGACAGAGGATGAGTGGAATGATCTCTATTCCTATGTGCGAGGGCTGACCGGCCGCGAGTAG
- a CDS encoding cytochrome c, translating into MFSRIVSILVLLAALAPLTNCNYRGNKSGIHWFLDMQDSPAVEAQEEDFTTLSNVKGSAWERGADEHEAFGGPGSGVRVPPEGTVPRNFEPYPFAAADFVGPRSLHNPLPSSAEVLARGQNRYNTYCATCHGYTGAGDGPVTPRFPDMPSLLTGKIKDWSDGEIFHIVTMGRARMRPYAYQLPVDDRWAVIRYVRLLQSRAPAGATSGGGNN; encoded by the coding sequence ATGTTTTCTCGAATCGTGAGCATTCTTGTTCTGCTGGCAGCGCTGGCGCCGCTGACAAACTGCAACTATCGCGGCAATAAGTCCGGCATCCATTGGTTTCTGGATATGCAGGACAGCCCGGCGGTAGAAGCACAAGAGGAAGATTTCACCACACTGTCCAACGTGAAGGGCAGCGCCTGGGAACGGGGCGCAGACGAGCATGAGGCCTTTGGCGGTCCCGGCTCAGGCGTTCGCGTACCGCCGGAAGGAACCGTACCCAGAAACTTCGAGCCATATCCTTTTGCGGCAGCGGATTTTGTCGGCCCCCGCAGCTTGCACAATCCGCTGCCGAGCAGCGCAGAGGTCCTGGCGCGCGGCCAGAACCGCTACAATACTTACTGCGCCACATGTCATGGCTATACCGGCGCTGGCGATGGGCCGGTGACGCCGCGCTTTCCAGATATGCCATCACTGTTGACCGGCAAGATCAAGGACTGGAGCGACGGTGAGATCTTTCATATCGTCACCATGGGGCGCGCCCGCATGCGGCCCTACGCGTATCAACTGCCGGTGGATGACCGCTGGGCGGTAATCCGCTATGTGCGACTGCTGCAAAGCAGAGCGCCAGCCGGCGCAACCAGCGGCGGCGGGAACAACTGA
- a CDS encoding DUF3341 domain-containing protein translates to MLAALAPRLDRFLQAPVDALFRFLDRFFQYTYRETNKGVYALFKSPEKISEAAKAAHARGFTHFDCLTPFPVHGLEFDMGLKRSKVPWITFFAGLTGFFTALALQTGVHEQVMPRIFEFFDAVPNLRSYPLNFGGKPTFSWPPMVPIWFELTVLFGGHTTVAGLILLAKMFRPSRKPLHPSITDDSFCLWIPSDSANYTEDGVADFMKGLGPSYVARVDGDQQTTLHGAA, encoded by the coding sequence ATGCTGGCGGCTCTGGCGCCCAGGCTGGACCGTTTCCTGCAAGCGCCGGTGGATGCGCTATTTCGCTTTCTGGACCGATTCTTTCAGTATACATACCGTGAGACAAACAAGGGCGTTTACGCCCTATTCAAGAGTCCGGAAAAGATTTCAGAAGCGGCGAAGGCAGCGCATGCGCGCGGCTTTACTCACTTCGATTGCCTGACGCCCTTCCCGGTGCATGGCCTGGAATTTGACATGGGCCTGAAGCGAAGCAAAGTTCCCTGGATTACCTTCTTCGCGGGACTGACCGGATTTTTCACTGCTCTGGCGCTGCAGACGGGCGTGCATGAGCAAGTCATGCCCAGAATCTTCGAATTCTTTGATGCTGTTCCGAACCTGCGATCCTATCCCTTGAATTTTGGCGGAAAGCCAACATTCTCCTGGCCGCCAATGGTGCCGATCTGGTTTGAGCTCACGGTGCTTTTTGGCGGACACACTACGGTGGCCGGATTGATTTTGCTGGCCAAGATGTTTCGACCGTCGCGCAAGCCGCTGCATCCTTCGATTACGGATGACAGCTTTTGCCTGTGGATCCCCAGCGATTCAGCCAACTACACTGAAGACGGCGTAGCCGATTTCATGAAGGGTCTTGGACCGAGCTACGTAGCTCGCGTTGACGGCGACCAGCAAACAACACTGCACGGAGCGGCCTGA
- the nrfD gene encoding polysulfide reductase NrfD: protein MATVEQEPLSLPLVEGAKSYRDVTNDVARPLESFPTKLWWWAFGIAVALFGMLFFEIGNLFANGMGILGVNVPVSWGSFIITFVFWIGIGHAGTLISAILYIFRQQWRTAINRSAEAMTIFAVAAAGIFPVIHVGRVWYVLLWFPPIPNERGSLWPNFRSPLLWDLFAISTYLTISLVFWYLGLVPDIASVRDRIKESDWWQKTRKAVYSALSLGWVGSARSWAHYESTAMILAGLSAPLVLSVHSIVSFDFATSVIPGWHTTIFPPYFVAGAIFSGFGMVLTLLIIMREVFQLKEYITIKHLENMAKVVTLTGMIVGLAYTTEFFIAAYSGSPNEGFAFINRMFGPYWWSYWIMVSCNVISPQIFWFKKLRTNVYVLWIVSIFVNIGMWFERYVIVVTSLHRDYLPSSWDMYIMTIHDYLIMLGSFGLFFTLFLLFCRFLPTIAIAEIKTVIKSPDAARGYGRH from the coding sequence ATGGCAACTGTTGAACAAGAACCGCTTTCGCTTCCTCTGGTAGAGGGCGCAAAATCTTACCGCGATGTAACCAACGACGTCGCTCGACCGCTGGAAAGTTTTCCAACGAAACTATGGTGGTGGGCATTCGGCATTGCCGTAGCCCTCTTTGGAATGCTCTTTTTCGAGATTGGCAACCTGTTTGCCAATGGCATGGGCATCCTGGGCGTGAACGTTCCGGTCAGCTGGGGATCGTTCATTATCACCTTTGTATTCTGGATTGGCATTGGCCACGCCGGTACGCTGATTTCGGCGATCCTCTATATTTTCCGTCAGCAGTGGCGCACTGCCATCAACCGTTCAGCGGAGGCCATGACCATCTTTGCGGTAGCGGCAGCAGGCATTTTCCCTGTCATTCACGTCGGACGCGTATGGTATGTATTGCTATGGTTTCCGCCGATCCCCAATGAACGCGGATCGCTCTGGCCAAACTTCCGCTCGCCGCTGCTCTGGGACCTCTTTGCTATTTCGACCTACCTGACCATTTCACTGGTTTTCTGGTACCTTGGTTTGGTGCCGGACATTGCGTCTGTTCGAGATCGCATCAAAGAAAGCGACTGGTGGCAGAAAACACGCAAGGCAGTTTACTCAGCCTTGAGCCTGGGCTGGGTCGGCAGCGCGCGAAGCTGGGCGCACTACGAATCGACGGCCATGATTCTGGCCGGACTTTCGGCGCCGCTGGTACTTTCCGTACACAGTATCGTTTCCTTCGACTTTGCGACTTCGGTTATCCCTGGTTGGCATACTACCATCTTTCCGCCCTACTTTGTGGCCGGCGCCATTTTTTCCGGATTTGGCATGGTGCTTACGCTGCTGATCATCATGCGCGAAGTGTTCCAGCTGAAAGAGTACATCACTATCAAGCATCTGGAGAACATGGCCAAAGTTGTGACCCTGACCGGTATGATCGTAGGTCTGGCCTACACCACGGAGTTCTTCATCGCTGCTTACAGTGGAAGCCCCAACGAAGGCTTCGCCTTCATCAACCGGATGTTTGGCCCCTACTGGTGGTCCTACTGGATCATGGTCAGCTGCAACGTAATTTCGCCGCAGATCTTTTGGTTCAAGAAGCTGCGCACTAACGTATATGTTCTCTGGATTGTTTCCATTTTTGTAAACATCGGCATGTGGTTCGAACGCTATGTGATCGTGGTCACTTCGCTTCACCGCGACTATCTGCCCTCCAGCTGGGATATGTATATTATGACCATCCATGACTATTTAATCATGCTTGGTTCCTTTGGCCTGTTCTTCACTCTCTTCCTGCTGTTCTGTCGCTTCTTGCCGACGATTGCAATTGCCGAGATCAAGACGGTCATCAAATCGCCCGACGCAGCTCGAGGCTACGGGCGCCATTGA
- a CDS encoding TAT-variant-translocated molybdopterin oxidoreductase, with translation MNRTDRETKQKRYWQSLEEKQGQKSSDWSRPEFPENIEEIRQADRGHFSRRNFLKLMGAGAVMAGAACRRPTEQIVPAVIQPVENTPGLPSFYSSVTPEGIGLIIRTREGRPVHLSGNADHPLSGGGISASDGAAIMDLYDPDRLRRAVKLNGGRKQSATEAEVLSEARGKLREGGYVLISGPLNGPSSRALVGEFMRAFPGGRLVELRADPTLRQIAAGQRECYGDDLIPYYRFDRADLIVSIDGDFLGTMLLPAVFTRDYTSGRDVRRRGGRFNRLVAFESMYTVTGSNADERFAIRPGDQALLALCLAAQIAVVSGRGAVAGKARSILENYTPAKVAAALNHGEGLYEKGSFEKNIERIAGELWDARGRSLVVGGSPLAANGANAAGQIAINLLNSLLENDGKTVDYGTPILQSPGISDSELQSLAADMAAGKIRSVVLAGSNPFYHAPAGIDMKKALGGVAYKLSIVDRLQESALLGNAALPLSHFLEAWSDAEPVKGILSVQQPAIRPLYQTRCLEDWLIQLAGGELGGAKSFHDYIKARWQGFARGGFTRFWNSVLQNGYYAPGRAALRATRAARNFRGEAAEKLPASPSSLAQTLEGTRLILGLYYGVQVGDGSLANNAYRQELPDPVTKIVWDNFVAVLPATARRLGWKQDDLLTVKTDGGALQLPLHLQPGLHPQSALVALGYGRSAAGKIADNVGQNALGLSVRGPDSFAFSGMVAQLSATGDQYHLASTQTIYRNGFNDQEKNPLTPQGVLNVPYSGSGQLDRPILRETTRKEYASGQFKLRPEALYYPTASLMPEWNYKDVRWHMAVDLNQCTGCGACVTSCNIENNIPMVGHDQVRRGREMHWMRIDRYFSGEEANPDVAHQPMLCQHCENAPCENVCPVAATQHNNEGLNVMAYNRCVGTRYCANNCPYKVRRFNWHENWNYWEGFRRSAADGAVGGATSGASFSQFWGGNRGEIRDPQHLGLNPDVTVRTRGVIEKCTFCIQRIAAARQEAHARGEKNITDGTVITACQEVCPSGAITFGNILDEESRVKKLVEREKGKRGYQVLDYLLVKPSVTYLAKIRNRNESA, from the coding sequence ATGAACAGAACTGATCGGGAAACGAAACAGAAACGCTACTGGCAATCACTCGAAGAAAAACAAGGACAGAAGTCCTCCGATTGGTCGCGGCCCGAGTTTCCGGAGAATATTGAAGAAATCCGCCAGGCAGACCGCGGGCATTTTTCCCGTCGCAACTTCTTAAAGCTGATGGGCGCTGGCGCTGTGATGGCCGGCGCGGCGTGTCGGCGTCCGACTGAGCAAATCGTACCGGCTGTGATCCAGCCGGTAGAGAATACTCCGGGATTGCCTTCTTTCTATTCAAGTGTTACACCCGAGGGCATTGGCCTGATCATCCGCACACGCGAAGGGCGGCCGGTCCACCTTTCAGGGAATGCTGATCACCCGCTCAGCGGCGGCGGTATCAGCGCCTCCGATGGGGCGGCAATCATGGATCTCTATGATCCGGATCGGCTGCGTCGCGCTGTGAAGTTGAATGGCGGGCGCAAGCAGTCGGCTACGGAAGCCGAGGTTCTGAGCGAGGCGCGCGGCAAGTTGCGCGAGGGCGGTTATGTTCTGATCAGCGGGCCGCTCAATGGCCCATCGAGTCGCGCTCTGGTGGGCGAGTTCATGCGCGCTTTTCCGGGCGGACGGCTTGTGGAGCTGCGAGCGGATCCCACGTTGCGCCAGATTGCCGCCGGTCAGCGCGAATGCTACGGAGACGATCTGATTCCGTACTACCGTTTTGATCGAGCCGATTTGATTGTTTCCATCGATGGCGATTTTCTGGGCACAATGCTGCTGCCTGCTGTCTTCACGCGCGACTACACTTCGGGACGCGATGTTCGTCGCCGCGGCGGACGCTTCAATCGACTGGTCGCATTTGAGTCGATGTATACCGTTACCGGTTCCAATGCGGATGAGCGCTTTGCGATCCGCCCGGGCGATCAGGCGCTGCTCGCGCTTTGCCTTGCCGCACAAATTGCCGTGGTCAGCGGCCGCGGCGCCGTCGCCGGCAAGGCGCGCAGCATCCTGGAAAACTACACGCCTGCAAAAGTAGCTGCAGCCCTCAATCACGGCGAGGGCCTTTACGAGAAGGGCTCGTTTGAGAAAAATATTGAGCGAATCGCAGGCGAGTTGTGGGACGCGCGCGGCCGCAGTCTGGTGGTGGGCGGTTCGCCGCTTGCCGCCAACGGCGCCAACGCCGCCGGTCAAATTGCTATCAATCTGCTAAACTCCTTGCTGGAGAACGACGGCAAGACCGTCGACTACGGAACGCCAATTCTGCAAAGCCCCGGAATATCTGATTCGGAGCTGCAATCGCTGGCGGCAGATATGGCCGCCGGGAAGATTCGCAGCGTGGTGCTGGCCGGGAGCAACCCGTTTTACCACGCCCCCGCTGGAATCGACATGAAGAAAGCGCTTGGCGGCGTCGCCTACAAGCTCAGCATCGTGGACCGACTCCAGGAGAGCGCCTTGCTGGGCAACGCAGCCCTTCCGCTCAGTCATTTCCTGGAAGCCTGGTCCGACGCAGAGCCAGTCAAAGGAATTCTATCCGTTCAGCAGCCGGCCATTCGCCCGCTGTACCAAACTCGCTGCCTGGAAGATTGGTTGATCCAGCTGGCGGGCGGCGAACTTGGCGGGGCAAAGTCCTTCCACGACTATATTAAGGCCCGCTGGCAAGGCTTTGCCCGCGGCGGCTTTACTCGTTTCTGGAATTCTGTTCTGCAAAATGGCTACTATGCTCCAGGTCGCGCGGCGCTGCGGGCTACGCGCGCAGCGCGCAATTTCCGCGGCGAGGCCGCCGAGAAGTTGCCCGCTTCTCCATCCTCTTTGGCGCAAACGCTTGAGGGAACCCGGTTGATTCTTGGGCTCTATTATGGAGTGCAGGTAGGCGATGGCTCGCTGGCCAATAATGCCTATCGCCAGGAATTGCCCGATCCAGTAACAAAGATCGTCTGGGACAACTTTGTCGCAGTGCTTCCGGCCACTGCCCGCCGCCTCGGCTGGAAGCAGGACGATCTCTTGACGGTGAAAACCGACGGAGGCGCACTCCAACTTCCTCTGCATTTGCAGCCTGGCCTTCATCCGCAGTCGGCGCTGGTCGCTCTTGGCTACGGTCGCAGCGCAGCCGGAAAAATTGCCGACAACGTTGGGCAGAATGCCCTGGGCCTATCGGTACGCGGTCCTGATTCATTTGCTTTCAGCGGCATGGTCGCGCAGCTGTCTGCTACCGGGGATCAGTACCATCTAGCGTCTACGCAAACCATCTACCGTAACGGATTCAATGATCAGGAAAAGAACCCGCTGACGCCGCAGGGAGTGCTCAACGTTCCCTACAGCGGCTCCGGGCAGCTGGATCGTCCCATTCTTCGCGAGACCACGCGCAAAGAGTACGCATCGGGTCAGTTCAAGTTACGTCCAGAGGCGCTCTACTATCCGACTGCTTCGCTGATGCCGGAGTGGAACTACAAGGACGTCCGCTGGCATATGGCAGTGGACCTCAATCAGTGCACCGGCTGCGGGGCCTGCGTAACCAGTTGCAATATCGAAAATAACATTCCAATGGTCGGTCACGATCAGGTGCGCCGCGGACGCGAGATGCACTGGATGCGTATCGATCGTTACTTCTCTGGAGAGGAAGCGAATCCGGATGTGGCGCATCAGCCGATGCTCTGTCAGCATTGCGAAAATGCGCCCTGCGAGAATGTCTGTCCGGTGGCGGCAACGCAACACAACAATGAAGGCCTCAATGTCATGGCTTACAATCGTTGCGTTGGAACACGCTATTGCGCCAACAACTGTCCCTACAAAGTCCGCCGGTTCAACTGGCATGAGAACTGGAACTACTGGGAAGGCTTCCGCCGCAGCGCTGCCGATGGCGCAGTGGGCGGCGCCACCTCCGGGGCCAGCTTCAGTCAATTCTGGGGCGGCAATCGCGGCGAAATCCGCGACCCGCAGCATCTCGGTCTGAATCCGGACGTCACAGTGCGTACGCGGGGGGTCATTGAAAAGTGCACCTTCTGCATCCAGCGCATCGCAGCAGCGCGCCAGGAAGCCCATGCACGCGGAGAAAAGAACATCACTGATGGAACAGTGATAACCGCCTGTCAGGAAGTCTGCCCCTCCGGCGCGATAACTTTCGGCAACATTCTCGATGAAGAGAGCCGAGTCAAAAAGCTGGTCGAACGCGAGAAAGGAAAACGCGGCTACCAGGTGCTGGATTATCTGCTGGTGAAGCCCTCGGTCACCTATCTGGCCAAAATACGAAACAGAAATGAAAGCGCCTGA
- a CDS encoding cytochrome c family protein: MNALVTVIRKHLIKLILIFSSLGLIYWIYVVDPKYQGYAADQPIPFSHKIHAGELKMDCQFCHVSVERGPAASVPDTATCMRCHEYVAGDSRYIQYLRSTYASGEPMRWLKVHDLPDHVRFSHKPHIAAGFQCQQCHGDVAQMEKIEITTAFNMGWCVNCHRGNMHVVQPGEQPGHNVTVHLAECGTCHY; the protein is encoded by the coding sequence ATGAACGCACTTGTCACTGTAATCCGCAAACACCTAATCAAACTGATCCTGATCTTCTCATCTCTGGGGTTGATCTACTGGATCTATGTAGTAGATCCCAAGTATCAGGGCTACGCTGCGGATCAGCCGATTCCATTCAGCCATAAGATTCACGCCGGCGAGCTAAAGATGGACTGCCAGTTTTGCCACGTCTCGGTGGAACGCGGTCCTGCAGCGTCGGTGCCGGATACCGCGACCTGCATGCGCTGCCATGAATATGTGGCTGGCGACAGTCGCTACATACAATACCTGCGAAGCACCTACGCCAGCGGCGAGCCGATGCGCTGGCTCAAGGTGCACGATTTGCCGGATCATGTGCGCTTCAGCCATAAGCCGCACATCGCTGCTGGATTTCAGTGCCAGCAATGCCACGGCGATGTAGCGCAGATGGAAAAGATCGAGATCACCACGGCTTTTAACATGGGCTGGTGCGTGAACTGCCACCGTGGGAATATGCATGTTGTGCAGCCAGGCGAGCAGCCCGGTCACAATGTTACAGTTCATTTGGCGGAATGCGGCACCTGCCATTACTGA
- the clpB gene encoding ATP-dependent chaperone ClpB yields MRLDRLTQKGNEAIQDAQNAAEAAQNPEVTPEHVLLALFRQHDGIGPMILNRLELNVEPLEKLLDDVIQRQPRAQGGETRPSQAFVRMLQAAEKIARKRGDAYLSTEHLLLAYLNDRQQRLAADFARLGLSPDAVERAVGDLRGGQTVSSENPEATMQALEKYARNLNAAARKGGLDPVIGRDEEIRRIMQVLSRRTKNNPILIGEPGVGKTAIVEGLAGKIVAGETPEGLRDKEIYTLDLGAMIAGAKYRGEFEDRFKAVLTEVQKSDGRVVLFVDELHTLVGAGAAEGSLDASNMIKPALARGELRCIGATTLKEYQKYIEKDQALERRFQPVFVKEPTVDETIMILRGLKDRYELHHGIHITDGAIIGASKLSDRYITDRFLPDKAVDLIDEACSKLRIELDSLPEELDTVQKQIQHLKIQREALKMEKDKASQERLQLVEKTLADLEEDFTRKKGIWEAEHREVERLKQLREEIDRLRIEEKDFERRGDFNRVAEIRYGKLAALENEMKSLEQTIQQKQKQYLKEEVAYEDIASIVARWTGIPVSRMMQGEKDRLLNMFDELRQKVVGQDDALHSITDAIQRSRSGLSDPNRPVGVFLFLGPTGVGKTETARALSRFLFDDENAMLRIDMSEYMEKHSVARLIGAPPGYVGHDEGGQLTEAVRRRPYQVILFDEVEKAHPDVFNIFLQIFDDGRLTDSKGRMVDFKNVIIIMTSNIGSQHLMQDGLGEEQKQGLVREELRSRFKPEFLNRLDEIIFYQPVSMESLLTIVQLQLELLFQRAKEQGLHVRAERAVMEWLARRGYDPQFGARPLKRLIQQQAGNLMSRIILKGEFDSEKTYELVADGERLKLKG; encoded by the coding sequence ATGCGCCTGGATCGACTGACTCAGAAAGGCAACGAAGCCATACAGGATGCCCAGAATGCTGCGGAGGCCGCACAAAATCCAGAGGTGACTCCCGAGCACGTCCTGTTAGCTCTTTTTCGCCAGCATGATGGCATCGGACCAATGATCCTCAACCGGCTCGAACTGAATGTGGAGCCGTTGGAGAAATTGTTGGACGACGTGATCCAGCGCCAACCGCGCGCCCAGGGCGGCGAAACTCGACCCTCCCAGGCTTTTGTGCGCATGCTGCAAGCTGCAGAGAAAATTGCCCGCAAGCGCGGGGATGCCTATCTCTCGACAGAGCATTTGCTTCTGGCCTACCTGAATGACCGCCAGCAACGCCTCGCTGCTGATTTTGCGCGGCTTGGCCTGAGCCCCGATGCCGTCGAGCGCGCTGTCGGCGATTTGCGCGGCGGTCAAACAGTCAGCAGTGAAAATCCCGAAGCGACCATGCAGGCCCTGGAGAAATACGCCCGCAATCTGAATGCCGCTGCGCGCAAAGGCGGTCTGGATCCCGTTATCGGCCGCGACGAGGAGATTCGTCGCATCATGCAGGTGCTGTCCCGGCGCACCAAGAACAATCCGATCCTGATCGGGGAACCGGGCGTGGGCAAGACAGCAATTGTGGAAGGTCTGGCGGGCAAGATCGTTGCCGGCGAGACGCCTGAAGGCTTGCGCGACAAAGAGATCTATACCCTGGACCTGGGCGCGATGATCGCCGGCGCCAAATACCGCGGCGAATTTGAGGACCGTTTCAAGGCTGTACTGACCGAGGTGCAGAAGTCAGATGGTCGCGTCGTATTGTTTGTCGATGAGTTGCATACCCTTGTGGGCGCGGGGGCCGCGGAAGGTTCGCTGGATGCTTCCAATATGATCAAGCCGGCCCTCGCACGCGGCGAGCTGCGTTGCATTGGCGCGACCACGCTGAAAGAATATCAGAAATACATTGAAAAAGACCAGGCGCTGGAGAGGCGCTTTCAACCCGTCTTTGTCAAAGAACCGACGGTAGATGAAACCATCATGATTCTGCGCGGCTTAAAGGATCGCTACGAGTTGCACCACGGAATTCATATTACCGATGGCGCCATCATTGGCGCCTCTAAACTTTCGGACCGCTACATTACGGACCGCTTCCTGCCGGACAAGGCCGTCGACCTGATCGATGAAGCTTGCTCGAAATTGCGCATTGAACTGGATTCGCTTCCCGAGGAACTGGATACGGTTCAAAAGCAAATCCAGCATCTGAAAATTCAGCGCGAGGCGCTGAAAATGGAGAAGGACAAGGCTTCTCAAGAGCGCCTGCAATTGGTGGAGAAGACGCTTGCAGATCTGGAAGAGGATTTCACCCGAAAGAAAGGGATATGGGAGGCGGAACACCGCGAGGTGGAACGCTTGAAACAACTGCGCGAAGAGATCGATCGACTGCGCATTGAAGAGAAGGATTTCGAGCGTCGCGGAGACTTCAACCGGGTCGCGGAAATTCGCTACGGCAAGCTCGCGGCCCTTGAAAACGAGATGAAGTCGCTGGAGCAAACCATTCAGCAGAAGCAAAAGCAGTATCTGAAAGAAGAAGTCGCTTATGAAGACATCGCCAGCATCGTTGCCCGCTGGACTGGCATTCCCGTATCGCGCATGATGCAAGGAGAAAAGGATCGATTGCTGAACATGTTCGATGAATTGCGTCAGAAGGTAGTGGGACAGGACGATGCGTTGCATTCCATTACCGACGCGATCCAGCGCTCGCGGTCCGGGCTTTCTGATCCCAATCGTCCCGTCGGCGTATTCCTGTTCCTGGGGCCTACCGGCGTTGGCAAGACCGAAACCGCGCGCGCCCTTTCGCGATTTCTTTTCGACGACGAGAACGCGATGCTGCGCATCGATATGTCCGAATACATGGAGAAACACTCAGTTGCGCGATTGATTGGCGCGCCTCCGGGCTATGTCGGCCATGATGAAGGCGGACAGCTAACGGAAGCAGTGCGGCGACGTCCCTACCAGGTGATCCTTTTCGATGAAGTCGAAAAGGCCCATCCCGATGTATTCAATATCTTTTTGCAGATCTTTGATGATGGCCGGCTAACGGATAGCAAAGGACGCATGGTGGACTTCAAAAATGTCATCATTATCATGACATCCAACATTGGAAGCCAGCATCTGATGCAGGATGGATTGGGCGAAGAGCAAAAACAAGGACTGGTACGCGAAGAGCTGCGCTCCCGTTTCAAACCAGAATTTTTGAACCGGCTTGATGAAATCATATTTTACCAGCCGGTCTCGATGGAGTCGCTTTTGACGATCGTCCAATTGCAACTCGAATTACTATTTCAGCGAGCAAAGGAGCAAGGATTGCATGTCCGCGCAGAAAGGGCAGTCATGGAATGGCTGGCCCGCCGCGGCTATGATCCGCAGTTTGGCGCCCGGCCGCTGAAGCGATTGATCCAGCAGCAAGCCGGCAACTTGATGAGCCGGATTATTCTGAAAGGCGAGTTTGATTCGGAGAAGACTTACG